From a region of the Helianthus annuus cultivar XRQ/B chromosome 5, HanXRQr2.0-SUNRISE, whole genome shotgun sequence genome:
- the LOC110943928 gene encoding probable H/ACA ribonucleoprotein complex subunit 1 — MGGGGDGGGWWRLVAMVAATGVVGGGNGGGWWRWWRQRWRWVVPAVVVGRGGGSGVDGGGGWRRRVTLAVVVGGGGGWQRWRVGGGGGGGGGSDVSQPPTPTWEREP; from the coding sequence ATGGGTGGTGGAGGCGacggtggtggttggtggcggtTGGTGGCGATGGTGGCGGCAACGGGGGTGGTTGGTGGCGGCAacggtggtggttggtggcgATGGTGGCGGCAAAGGTGGCGGTGGGTGGTGCCAGCAGTGGTGGTTGGTCGTGGCGGTGGTAGTGGTgtcgatggtggtggtgggtggcggcgacGAGTGACGTTGgcggtggtggttggtggcggcggtgggTGGCAACGGTGGcgggtgggtggcggcggcggtggcggtggagGTAGTGacgtgtcacaacccccgaccccaaCCTGGGAACGGGAGCCGTGA